The Streptomyces sp. NBC_00440 genome contains a region encoding:
- a CDS encoding TIGR03767 family metallophosphoesterase, with protein MSRMRSAARALDRRAFLAVAGAAAVSAGVGTAIGSGSGASAAPAPAVPGAAVPAALRSVPTMPAAPSPAGTTLLTSAAPRTGHPGSGYRRLGDGPGWDRVVRDGLAAAGAGRATRRTTLAAFVQLTDLHLTDVQHPVRGEFLRPADIAAWRPQEALTVPGAVSLVERVNALRAGPATGAPLSFVMTTGDNTDNNSHAELGWFLKVMSGGRITPNTGDPHRYEGVQDSGIKHFWHPDTALRDTDKQRGFPRIEGFLAAAVRSVNSPGLRMPWYSTVGNHDSLTSGSMAARGHFLADFAAGGRKLYEIPAAEARTQLATDQRNGDFDGSHFAALVRRHGKDLRHITPDPARAPFTPREYLTAHLDPAHAGAGPVGHGYTRANLDSDTLYYTFRVAPGVLGISLDTTGRGGHFTGTVGTAQLNWLERTLKAHADEHVLVFSHHNSWTITNTHPDPARPGERNHSGDEIVALLGKHRNAVAWINGHSHRNKIQPHGSFWEVTTASHIDFPQLARVFELVDNKDGTLSLFTTLVESAAPHRTDFTDLSQTGLAALYRELSFNAPGARTDLSGTAGDRNTELVLKKR; from the coding sequence ATGTCACGTATGCGTTCCGCCGCCCGCGCGCTCGACCGCCGCGCCTTTCTCGCCGTCGCCGGGGCCGCAGCCGTATCGGCCGGCGTCGGCACGGCCATCGGGAGCGGGAGCGGCGCTTCCGCCGCCCCCGCACCGGCCGTGCCCGGCGCCGCCGTACCCGCCGCACTCCGCTCCGTACCCACCATGCCCGCCGCGCCGTCACCGGCCGGCACCACCCTGCTCACATCGGCGGCCCCCCGCACCGGCCATCCCGGCAGCGGCTACCGGCGGCTGGGCGACGGCCCCGGCTGGGACCGGGTCGTACGGGACGGGCTCGCCGCCGCGGGCGCCGGGCGCGCCACCCGGCGCACCACGCTCGCCGCCTTCGTCCAGCTCACCGACCTGCACCTCACCGACGTCCAGCACCCGGTGCGCGGCGAGTTCCTGCGCCCCGCGGACATCGCAGCCTGGCGCCCCCAGGAAGCGCTCACGGTGCCCGGCGCGGTGTCCCTGGTCGAGCGCGTCAACGCGCTGCGCGCGGGCCCCGCCACCGGGGCGCCGCTCTCCTTCGTGATGACCACGGGGGACAACACCGACAACAACTCCCACGCCGAACTCGGCTGGTTCCTCAAGGTGATGAGCGGGGGCCGTATCACCCCCAACACCGGTGACCCGCACCGCTACGAAGGGGTCCAGGACTCCGGCATCAAGCACTTCTGGCACCCGGACACGGCCCTGCGCGACACGGACAAGCAGCGCGGCTTCCCGCGCATCGAGGGCTTCCTCGCTGCGGCCGTCCGCTCCGTGAACAGCCCGGGGCTGCGTATGCCCTGGTACTCGACCGTCGGCAACCACGACTCGCTCACCAGCGGATCCATGGCGGCCCGGGGCCACTTCCTGGCCGACTTCGCGGCCGGCGGGCGGAAGCTGTACGAGATCCCGGCCGCCGAGGCGCGGACCCAGCTGGCCACGGACCAGCGGAACGGGGACTTCGACGGCAGCCACTTCGCCGCCCTGGTCCGCAGACACGGCAAGGACCTGCGCCACATCACCCCGGACCCGGCCCGCGCCCCCTTCACCCCGCGCGAGTACCTCACCGCCCACCTCGACCCCGCACACGCGGGCGCCGGGCCGGTGGGACACGGCTACACCCGGGCCAACCTCGACAGCGACACCCTCTACTACACCTTCCGGGTCGCACCCGGCGTCCTCGGGATCAGCCTCGACACCACCGGCAGGGGCGGCCACTTCACCGGCACGGTCGGCACCGCGCAGCTGAACTGGCTGGAGCGGACGCTCAAGGCCCATGCGGACGAACACGTCCTGGTCTTCAGCCACCACAACAGCTGGACCATCACCAACACCCACCCCGACCCGGCCCGTCCCGGCGAGCGGAACCACTCGGGCGACGAGATCGTCGCCCTGCTGGGCAAGCACCGCAACGCGGTCGCCTGGATCAACGGCCACAGCCACCGCAACAAGATCCAGCCGCACGGCTCCTTCTGGGAGGTCACCACCGCTTCGCACATCGACTTCCCGCAGCTCGCCCGGGTCTTCGAGCTGGTCGACAACAAGGACGGCACGCTCTCGCTCTTCACCACCCTGGTCGAGTCGGCTGCCCCGCACCGCACGGACTTCACCGACCTCTCCCAGACCGGCCTCGCCGCGCTGTACCGGGAGCTTTCCTTCAACGCGCCCGGCGCCCGTACGGACCTCTCGGGCACGGCAGGCGACCGC